In the Diospyros lotus cultivar Yz01 chromosome 13, ASM1463336v1, whole genome shotgun sequence genome, TGAATAttcaagttaaaaattatttgccaagtaattttatatatataaaaaaattaagaaaaaatttatatccaGATTTGGATCGGATCCACAATTCATTTCAAGAGTATGCACTCAAACTCATGCCAATTCCGTctataatcaaatcaaaccgATCTTCTTGCTTTAATTGagtcaattttttaaatttatttaaactcaCGAGTGCTCTCGTGGTAAGGTCAAGGGATATTAATGATATAaagagattttttattttttttttgtaaatgatgATTGAAAGATGGCcatatttatatgtaattttatacaATGTAAACTCATGGATATTACCAAAGTGGGCAACACTACACTGACACTGGGGGCAGCACCATTTTGGACTAGATGTTTGGCTTCCACAGCAATATACGAGCGCAAAGgtgaaattggctggcgggcAGCGTATGCGTAGCCATCCAATCCGAATCCATGTTGTGGGGGTGGGGAGGTGCGCGCTATTGTGCGCGTGTCTTGATGCGCTTCTGCCtgaaaaagataagagaaagaTGAAAACAAAAGTAAGTAATTTTTCCAGCAAGCCTACAAAAAAACATGTACCTTACGTTTGGTGGTGGCATGGAAAAAGGCAAGGCTCACTGCCAATGCCAAATGACACTCTTCTccctttttgtttgtttctctGCTAACCAATTtatcatcaatcatcatcacATTTCACATTTTAAGCTTTTTAtcttatttctcaattatttttttatttatcacaatccttctttctttctttctttctcctctcacatTTACTCTCGCCCAAAATTATCAATTGCTGGAAGTGGGACGAACGTAATTATCTTTCACCAACTGGTGAGGACGAGAGACTTTCCATAAAGTGGCGAGCGCGGCTACTTTTGCTCTTTGGTCCTCCGTTCCGCACCGCacaggagaggagaggagaagcCGAGGACCGAGGCCAACTGCATCTGCATGCTAGCTACCTACATATTCCTGGCATAATTGAGGATATTTTACTTTCCCTAAAGTGAAAAGACtatttatgtgtgtatatatatatatatatctgcattttctttccttcttttggcCTTTTCTTTCCCacctttcttctccttcttttgttcctataagaatataattaaaacatcaCAATAATAACATCCAAAACTAGACTGTTTCCCGTACAAAACATTTCACCCTACCCTAATTCTTTCTTTAAggatttttctttttcgtttttTATTTCCAAGTTAGTTCCAAACTTCCAGTCCAAACCTAACTTTTTCTAACCCAATTGTCACCAATTCAAGTCTGGCACCGGACCCTTGAGTCAATGGACCTAATTCAAATCGATTAGCCAATATAAAaatctccttattttttatcCTATACCTTCACTaacccaaaagaaaaagaaaattctatacACATTTAATTGTTTAGAAATAGATTGTTTGAATGAGAAATTGCTAAACACTTTTTGTCAATCTCATTGCATGACATTTAGCGTGATTACAGGTCCTAATTTCATTTGAATTGAATTAGTTGAATTTTACtttaaatcaaatcaattttaaattcaaCATTATAGACCCAACAACAATTAAGTGAAATTTGAGTCGATATAAGACCCCGGTAGTCCAACGATTGGGATAATTTCCTTTGCAGTCAAACGGCGGGCACTGCACAGCGAAGAGCATGATTTACAGCTGGGGCGGGAGGGAGAGGCGGAGAGCGTCCACCGCCACTTACCCGGCGGGTAAAAGCGACTCGACTGTGAACTGTTCCATTTTCCAAACAAACAGcgaacagcagcagcagcagtaaCACAGCCACCGCCACGCCCCGCCCCGCCCCCAcaagcaaacaaacaaaattattttttcaaaagaaagGCGCAAATTAGCACTAGTACTAAAGATGATGTAATGATGATCAGAAAGGAGTTAATTCAGATATTCTTCTgtcaacaacaacaaacaaagCCCTTTTCTTggtttctttctcattttcacCTGACAACTgaatcattcattcatatttcACTCTCCAATCTTTTGCTTCTGAATTGGGTTGCTGCAGTAACCTGCCAGGCCGATGCCGAGTCGGAGCCTCCTCCGTTCCTTCCGCTTCTGTAAGCCCACGAAATGGCATCGGGATGGGATGATGAGCATGTAACTCGCTTACTTAAAACTCACCACCACTACATAAAACACCAAAGATTATAACACCAAATTAAGGAAAAGTGTATTCTATGgttattatgtataatatattatttaatattatataatataacttttatattatatatcacatCCTTACGTTGTAAAAGACACCGGCCGGTGTGCTCGAGGGCTATAGAATTTCCTTTTAACTTGTTTCTTCAATGTTCCTCAACATGCTTGTACAGTGAAAGGATTTGTCGTCAACCGTGTTAGAGGAGAACTTTATGAATTTCTTGCGAGTTTGCAGTGTGGTTCAGTGTCAAGGTCTGAGCACTATTTATGTGAATGCGTACTTTTGAATATGCATTCAATAATAATAGTTCAAATTTTTGCATTAAAAGTTTGTTCACTACAGAtggtttatatttaaaaacGATTTACTGTGTGTTCAATCGGGACCGACGCAGGGTTGGTTGAGAGGGGTTGGCTGTCCACAATGAATTTCCCTTTTTATGCAGCAAGCTTGTCATCCTTGAGACTTTAGTTTTTACACATCAAATCTCGctcactttaatttttataattaagccCATTAATAACATCTAGAGTGTTGATAATGAAATTGATATAGGGTTATTTTTGTATGAAATTGATGTGTTTTGCAGACTTCTATACTTCGACACACTTGATACTCAACTTGAAACTCCACTGTTCACGTttacttaaattttgatttttttgttagaGAATTGATGATTATAGTTAAGGATGATCGCACTAAAATCTATCAGTTgccttattttaaaaaagtgaaaGGCATTTGATATGGGTGGATCCCTACCACTTAACACATGGCATCActagaaaaatgtttatttaaaagGATAAGTTAGACAAGTGGCGCCATCGGATAAAGCCTAAGCAAGCAAAGGCATATGAGCCAAAGGATATTGGTGAGGGGATATTTTACTAAGCTAAATTTACTATATTACTATCGGAGATTACTAGCTTGGTGTCGTTACGTGCCTGTCTTAGGAAGTGCCACGTGTCCTCCAGATCTTTATCTTATAATTGATTTCGAACGAGATTGACTCAGTCAACCGAAATTCTCTCCAACGACTTTTTCAAAGATTATCCTATATCTTCAGAGTAAGCTTTATgccatctttaaatagaggtTAACTTTTACAGGTATGGGTATCTGACTACTGTGTGACTTTCCATTTCGGGTATTTTCTTCTACtaacttgagcatcggagttcTCCCGGGGGATTAAAGGCCCCGCCCTTGCAGGTACTTGCTTCGAGACAGACCTCGGTGATCAGTCTAGTATCATCATTTGGGGCCCACTGTGGGGCCGGTTGCTATATCTGCTCTTGTTTGTCGAGTACCTTAGACGAGCTCAAGTTCCCCCTCGTTATGGCGACAAGAAGAAATCCACTGCGAGCTGCTAATACCCAACCTGTCACAGATCAGAGTCAACACCAACCACCGAAGAGTGGACCCGTAGAGAGTCATCCCCTAGATCCCTCGCCATCACAAGATCGTGTCGCCCAGTTAAAGGGACAGGTCCAACGCTCGACGGAGTTACTCAACACCTTTTTGGCCCAACAACAGCCTCCAGGTGGGAGATAAGAGGAGCACTCCAACCACGATAGTCGGCACTAGGGAGACCGCCACTCTAGTCATAGAGAATTCCAAGGTGGCGGATCCCCCCGTGTTGGGAAAGAGTCTTACTGGGACGAGAGAAGGAGCGGACCCTCCAGGCGTAGTGAGTATGGGAGGCCGAGCTCAGAGGAGGAGGAGTCCTCTGGTCCCGATTATGCCCGAGCCGAAAGGGCTCAGCGATAAAGGCGTTTGCGACATTTGGAGATGGAGGTTACAAAGTTGAGACGGAGGGAAGAAGAGCCACATGACATTGTTTCCAACCAGCCATTAAGTCGGGAGATCATAGCGATTATTCCATCCGAGCACCTCCGAATCCCAGCCATCAAGCCATATGGAGGCACAACCGACCCTGCTGACCACTTGAGTCTCTTCGCCTCTCACATGATGGTCCAGGCAGCACCTGATGCTATGTGGTATAGAGTCTTCCCGGCCACTTTGGAAGGACATGCACGGGCCTGGTATTCAAGCCTGACACACCGGTCGATTGCTAACTTCGGACAGCTTCGGAATAAGTTCTTGGCGCATTTCGCTCCCCTCCGAAGGCACCAAAGGTCAACTATGACCCTTGTGAATCTCAAGCAGAACCAATGGGAGTCATTAACAGATTTTGTGGCTAGGTTTAATATGGAGGCACTGAGCATTGAGAATCTAAATCAGAGTATTGCCATGGTGGCCTTTCAAAATGCCCTGAGGGTTGGTCTTTTTACCCAGTCACTGGCTAAGAGGCCTCCCCAGACGTTCACGGAGATCCTGAGCCGAGCCACCAAGTACATGAATTTCGAGGAGGTAATGCGGGCCAAGAGAATTGAATACtcagaaaagaaagagaagaaaagtcaGAATAGGGAGCGGAAGCCAGAAGATAAACCAGGCTGACGGGGGGAAAGGTCAAGCCCCCGATGGAGTCCGATTAGGTTCACCCTACTTAATACCCCTCGGGTAGAGATCCTGGCTACAACTGAGAATaaggattacttgaaaaaattgAGACCTATGAAGGCCCCGGCTAACAAAAGGAGTAAGGACAAGTATTGCCGATTTCATCGAGATCATGGACATGACATGGAGGAGTGCCATCAGCTGAAAGAGGAGATTTAGGAGCTCATCAATCGGGGTTTCCTAAGGAGGTTCGTAGCTAAGGATACTGAGCCATAAAGGGGCGAACGTCGGAGATCAAGGAGCCTTTCCCATAGACGTGGTAGATCCCAAGAAAGGCGTAGGACCATAACTCCGCCCAAGAGAGAGAGTCGCCAGAGAGAGGGAAGTCATccataacatttaatttttcacactttAGCGGCTGAGATGGTGCCAGGCAAGGAGTCAGGAGAAAGCTCTGATCTGCATCGAAACGGTGGAGTCAAGAGGGCTCAACCAGGGGACGTTATCTCCTTTACGGACAACGACTTGCCCGGGTATCCGGTTTCTAATGATCCGCCAGTCATCACAGCAAAGTTGGGAAAATGGGAGCTTCGATGGATCCTCGTGGACCCAGGGAGCTCATATGAGGTTTTATATCGACAGACCTTCTTAGGCATGGGATACAAGATGGAACAGTTGAAGCCAGCTCGTGTCCCTTTGATTGGATTCGATGGGGAAGTGGTGTAgtggatagtatgtttcagctcTCATTAACTCTTGGAAAGGGTTCTCGATATGCCCAGGTCATGTTAGACATTTTGGTAGCAGAGGTCCCCTCAGCCTACAATATGATCTTGGGGAGATCGGGGTTAAATGCTCTACGGGCCGTGCCGAGCACTTACCACATGGTGCTTAAATTCCCTACTGCTGCGGGGGTTGGCGAAGTCAGAGGAGACCTAAGGTCCACCCGGGAGTGCTACATGGCATCCATCAACACATTTAGGGGTATCGTGCAAGAGCATTCAGAACCCCAAGAAAATTCAGGACGAGGATAGGGCCCTAGGGTGAGGGAGGTCGGAATCTCCCCTTCCGCTACAGTCAGTTTTTTGCTGGAGGGTCCAGAGGACCCGAAAACTGTTGAGCCGATGGATGAGCTCGTGGAGGTACCATTGGACCCGGACCGACTCAATAGATGCGTGAGGGTGAGCGCCCAATTGAAAGACCCTCTTCGGGCCCAGATTGTATCCTTTCTTCGCCAATATACAGATATTTTCGCATGGTCGGTCCACGACATTCCTGGCATAGACCCGGAAGTAATGACGCATCGTTTGGGAGTGAAGCGGGGGTACCGACCTTTCATACAGAAGAAGAGGAATTTTTCCCCAGATAGGGTAAGGGTTATAGAGGTCGAGGTGGAAAAACTGATGGCAGCACGATATATTCGGGAGGTAGATTATCCAGAGTGGCTCGCCAATGTGGTTCTGGTCCCCAAGGGAGAAGGTAAGTGGAGGTTATGTATTGATTTCACTGATCTTAACAAGGCCTGTCCAAAAGATAGTTACCCACTTCCCCGGATCGATGCCCTAATTGATGGCACGGCCGGATGCCACCTTATGAGTTTTttagatgcttttcagggatatcaTAAGATCCCGTTGCATaaagaggatcaagagaagacgaCATTTGTTACGAATCGGGGCACCTATTGTTATATTGTTATGCCTTTCGGTTTGAAGAATGCAGAAGCTACATACCAATGGCTTGTAAATAGGCTCTTTCAGGACCATTTAGGACGCAACATGGAGGCCTACATGGATGACATACTAGTAAAAAGCCTACTGGCAGAGGAGCATCCGGCAGACCTAGAAGAGTGTTTCAAAACCTTATGCAGGTTCCAATTGAAGCTTAATCCCTCTAAGTGTGCTTTTGGTGTCTCTGCAGGGAAGTTCCTCGGGTACATCGTGCATCATTGTGGGATTGAGGTGAATCCTGAGAAGATTAAAGCGATACCAGAAATGTCGACTCCAAGAAGCATTAAGGAGGTCCAGCAGCTCATGGGAAGGATAGCGGCTCTAGGGAGATTCCTCTCCCGGTCGGCAGAAAAAGGGCCTCTATTTCTTCAAAGCCCTATCCAGGACCAAGGAATTTATCTAGGATGACAAGTACCAGAAGGCCTTCAACGAGCTCAAGGCATGTCTGGCCTCACCACCAGTCCTCACCAAGCCACGGATGGGCGAGCCGCTATACCTCTACTTGGTCATAGCAGAAAAGACAGTTAGCTTAATACTGGTGCGTGAAGAGAATAAGAGGCAG is a window encoding:
- the LOC127788039 gene encoding uncharacterized protein LOC127788039 — encoded protein: MEVTKLRRREEEPHDIVSNQPLSREIIAIIPSEHLRIPAIKPYGGTTDPADHLSLFASHMMVQAAPDAMWYRVFPATLEGHARAWYSSLTHRSIANFGQLRNKFLAHFAPLRRHQRSTMTLVNLKQNQWESLTDFVARFNMEALSIENLNQSIAMVAFQNALRVGLFTQSLAKRPPQTFTEILSRATKYMNFEEVMRAKRIEYSEKKEKKSQNRERKPEDKPG